In Streptomyces dangxiongensis, one DNA window encodes the following:
- a CDS encoding site-2 protease family protein: MTTVTTRHGDRRVSPVFVGILAVTAVTGWATWTGFAAQPGIAVFLFVTAAWIVSLCLHEYAHARTALHSGDITVGAKGYLTLNPLKYTHALLSIVLPVVFVIMGGIGLPGGAVFIERDRIKGRWRHSLISAAGPLTNVLFAAVCTAPFWLHALDGVPSLFRNALAFLALLQVTAAILNFLPVPGLDGYGVIEPWLSYDVKRQVEPFAPFGLLFVFAVLWLPSVNGAFFDVVDTILGGLGVDGFSRYCGEAVYRFWEDSPEICSLSS, translated from the coding sequence ATGACCACCGTCACCACCCGCCACGGCGACCGCAGGGTCAGTCCCGTGTTCGTCGGGATCCTGGCCGTGACGGCGGTGACCGGCTGGGCCACCTGGACCGGGTTCGCCGCGCAGCCGGGCATAGCGGTGTTCCTGTTCGTGACCGCGGCCTGGATCGTCTCCCTGTGCCTGCACGAGTACGCGCACGCCCGCACCGCCCTGCACAGCGGGGACATCACGGTCGGCGCCAAGGGCTATCTGACGCTCAACCCGCTGAAGTACACGCACGCGCTGCTCAGCATCGTGCTGCCCGTGGTGTTCGTGATCATGGGCGGGATCGGTCTGCCGGGCGGCGCCGTGTTCATCGAGCGGGACCGGATCAAGGGCCGCTGGCGGCACAGCCTGATCTCGGCGGCCGGGCCGCTGACCAACGTGCTGTTCGCGGCCGTGTGCACGGCCCCGTTCTGGCTGCACGCCCTGGACGGCGTGCCCAGCCTGTTCCGGAACGCGCTGGCGTTCCTGGCGCTGCTCCAGGTGACGGCGGCGATCCTGAACTTCCTGCCGGTGCCGGGCCTGGACGGCTACGGCGTCATCGAGCCGTGGCTGTCGTACGACGTGAAGCGGCAGGTGGAGCCGTTCGCGCCGTTCGGGCTGCTGTTCGTGTTCGCGGTGCTGTGGCTGCCGTCGGTCAACGGCGCGTTCTTCGACGTGGTCGACACGATCCTGGGCGGCCTGGGCGTGGACGGCTTCTCCCGGTACTGCGGCGAGGCGGTCTACCGCTTCTGGGAGGACAGCCCGGAGATCTGCTCGCTCAGCTCGTGA
- a CDS encoding DUF6578 domain-containing protein, with product MPRTRVFYEDWQMECCGTPFAVGDEVGWRLVAVGPHDREGDYRGAGWWVENHGGPDHETVGRVHAIELVHQDYLVHTDPRLGEQLDRALDPDAEPGETVLLPSPHRMEQVPGAWSLEPVDACPRWFRGEEPDTEPGPRRVRRTVGALVTLDVTRVRDVAPEDPGATPDGPGDRR from the coding sequence ATGCCACGCACGAGGGTGTTCTACGAGGATTGGCAGATGGAGTGCTGCGGCACGCCGTTCGCGGTCGGGGACGAGGTCGGCTGGCGGCTCGTCGCGGTCGGCCCGCACGACCGCGAGGGCGACTACCGCGGCGCCGGATGGTGGGTGGAGAACCACGGCGGCCCCGACCACGAGACCGTCGGCCGCGTCCACGCCATCGAGCTGGTGCACCAGGACTACCTGGTCCACACCGACCCGCGCCTGGGCGAGCAGCTCGACCGTGCCCTGGATCCGGACGCGGAGCCCGGGGAAACGGTCCTGCTGCCGTCTCCCCACCGCATGGAACAGGTGCCCGGCGCGTGGAGCCTGGAGCCCGTCGACGCCTGCCCGAGGTGGTTTCGCGGCGAGGAACCCGACACGGAGCCCGGCCCCCGACGGGTGCGGCGCACCGTGGGCGCCCTGGTCACGCTGGACGTCACGAGGGTCAGGGACGTCGCCCCCGAGGACCCCGGCGCCACGCCGGACGGACCCGGTGACCGCCGCTGA
- a CDS encoding ABC transporter permease gives MSAATLAPAPHAADTPISLRAHLRHTGALIRRNLLWIRQDPESMFDAILFPVVFTLLFVYVFGGSIGQSLGGGQDQYVQYVVPGLMAMMGMNMAQGVGTGFNQDFNSGVMDRFRSLPIGRGSVLFAKIAVELMRMLLATAVLMVVAVLVGYDIKHWSGLLASVALSALFGSALMWVFLTLGVMMKSAQSVQAMGFLVLMPLQFGSSIFAPTASMPGWLQSFTDYNPLSALADTARGLMEGGPVAHHLWVTLIWSVGLTAVMAPVAIHKFRTKS, from the coding sequence ATGAGCGCCGCCACTCTCGCGCCGGCCCCGCACGCGGCCGACACGCCCATCTCGCTCCGCGCCCATCTGCGCCACACCGGCGCGCTGATCCGCCGCAACCTGCTGTGGATCCGGCAGGACCCGGAGTCGATGTTCGACGCCATCCTGTTCCCGGTCGTCTTCACGCTGCTGTTCGTGTACGTCTTCGGCGGTTCCATCGGACAGTCGCTGGGCGGCGGCCAGGACCAGTACGTCCAGTACGTGGTGCCCGGACTCATGGCCATGATGGGCATGAACATGGCCCAGGGCGTGGGCACCGGCTTCAACCAGGACTTCAACTCCGGTGTCATGGACCGCTTCCGCTCGCTGCCCATCGGCCGCGGCTCCGTGCTCTTCGCGAAGATCGCGGTCGAGCTGATGCGGATGCTGTTGGCGACGGCGGTCCTGATGGTGGTCGCCGTGCTGGTGGGCTACGACATCAAGCACTGGAGCGGCCTGCTCGCCTCCGTGGCGCTGTCCGCGCTGTTCGGCTCCGCGCTGATGTGGGTGTTCCTCACGCTCGGCGTGATGATGAAGAGCGCCCAGTCCGTGCAGGCCATGGGCTTCCTGGTGCTGATGCCCCTGCAGTTCGGCTCGTCGATCTTCGCGCCGACCGCCTCCATGCCGGGCTGGCTCCAGTCGTTCACCGACTACAACCCGCTCTCCGCGCTGGCCGACACCGCCCGCGGCCTGATGGAGGGCGGCCCGGTCGCCCACCATCTGTGGGTGACGCTGATCTGGTCGGTGGGGCTCACCGCGGTCATGGCGCCGGTCGCGATCCACAAGTTCCGGACGAAGAGCTGA